A window of the Cannabis sativa cultivar Pink pepper isolate KNU-18-1 chromosome X, ASM2916894v1, whole genome shotgun sequence genome harbors these coding sequences:
- the LOC115704352 gene encoding uncharacterized protein LOC115704352 isoform X1: protein MRAPKRPIHAVSTWVRRQPPKVKAFLAVISGMTALVLLRFIVHDHDNLFVAAEAVHSIGISVLIYKLMKEKTCAGLSLKSQELTAIFLAVRLYCSFVMEYDIHTLLDLATLGTTLWVIFMIRFKLKSSYMEDKDNFAIYYVVVPCAVLALLIHPSTSHHLLNRIFWAFCVYLEAVSVLPQLRVMQNTKIVEPFTAHYVFALGIARFLSCAHWVLQVLDTRGQLLVALGYGLWPSMVLISEIVQTFILADFCYYYVKRLVTASIRIWSKHSSLANLHVFSGRCIVSTHYCCLFLQRFWRTACSATALRSGVNRGFAAAVASEQQCRPIINLARHNVASPCLVPHFALNTGLILFHVSWSKLKWGI from the exons ATGAGGGCTCCCAAGAGACCGATCCACGCAGTTTCCACATGGGTGAGGCGGCAGCCCCCCAAAGTGAAGGCCTTTTTGGCTGTGATTTCGGGTATGACTGCTCTGGTTTTGCTCCGATTTATCGTTCACGATCACGATAACCTCTTTGTTGCTGCGGAGGCTGTGCACTCCATTGGGATTTCTGTGCTTATCTATAAGCTTATGAAGGAGAAGACTTGTGCTG GGCTATCATTGAAGTCCCAAGAACTAACAGCAATCTTTTTAGCTGTTAGATTGTACTGTAGTTTTGTGATGGAATATGATATACACACACTACTTGATCTAGCAACCCTGGGAACGACCCTGTGGGTTATTTTCATGATCCGTTTTAAATTGAAATCTAGTTACATGGAGGATAAAGACAACTTTGCAATTTATTATGTG GTGGTGCCCTGTGCTGTATTAGCTTTGCTCATTCACCCATCAACCTCTCATCAtttgttgaacaggattttctGGGCTTTCTGTGTGTATCTTGAAGCTGTTTCAGTGTTGCCACAGTTGCGGGTCATGCAGAACACAAAG ATCGTTGAACCATTCACGGCTCATTATGTATTTGCACTGGGTATTGCGAGGTTTCTCAGCTGTGCCCATTGGGTTCTCCAG GTTTTAGATACCCGAGGCCAGTTGCTCGTAGCTCTAGGATACGGACTGTGGCCCTCTATGGTTCTTATCTCAGAAATTGTTCAAACTTTCATCTTGGCCGATTTCTGTTATTACTATGTGAAGAGGTTAGTTACTGCATCTATCAGAATTTGGTCTAAACATTCATCTTTGGCCAACCTTCATGTGTTTTCTGGAAGATGTATCGTTTCAACTCATTACTGTTGTCTGTTCTTGCAGCGTTTTTGGAGGACAGCTTGTTCTGCGACTGCCCTCAGGAGTGGTGTAAACCGAGGTTTCGCTGCAGCTGTAGCCAGTGAGCAACAGTGCCGCCCCATAATTAACTTAGCTAGGCACAATGTTGCTTCTCCATGTTTAGTGCCCCATTTTGCACTCAACACAGGCCTAATTCTCTTTCATGTATCTTGGTCGAAATTGAAGTGGGGGatttaa
- the LOC115704352 gene encoding uncharacterized protein LOC115704352 isoform X2 — protein MRAPKRPIHAVSTWVRRQPPKVKAFLAVISGMTALVLLRFIVHDHDNLFVAAEAVHSIGISVLIYKLMKEKTCAGLSLKSQELTAIFLAVRLYCSFVMEYDIHTLLDLATLGTTLWVIFMIRFKLKSSYMEDKDNFAIYYVVVPCAVLALLIHPSTSHHLLNRIFWAFCVYLEAVSVLPQLRVMQNTKIVEPFTAHYVFALGIARFLSCAHWVLQVLDTRGQLLVALGYGLWPSMVLISEIVQTFILADFCYYYVKSVFGGQLVLRLPSGVV, from the exons ATGAGGGCTCCCAAGAGACCGATCCACGCAGTTTCCACATGGGTGAGGCGGCAGCCCCCCAAAGTGAAGGCCTTTTTGGCTGTGATTTCGGGTATGACTGCTCTGGTTTTGCTCCGATTTATCGTTCACGATCACGATAACCTCTTTGTTGCTGCGGAGGCTGTGCACTCCATTGGGATTTCTGTGCTTATCTATAAGCTTATGAAGGAGAAGACTTGTGCTG GGCTATCATTGAAGTCCCAAGAACTAACAGCAATCTTTTTAGCTGTTAGATTGTACTGTAGTTTTGTGATGGAATATGATATACACACACTACTTGATCTAGCAACCCTGGGAACGACCCTGTGGGTTATTTTCATGATCCGTTTTAAATTGAAATCTAGTTACATGGAGGATAAAGACAACTTTGCAATTTATTATGTG GTGGTGCCCTGTGCTGTATTAGCTTTGCTCATTCACCCATCAACCTCTCATCAtttgttgaacaggattttctGGGCTTTCTGTGTGTATCTTGAAGCTGTTTCAGTGTTGCCACAGTTGCGGGTCATGCAGAACACAAAG ATCGTTGAACCATTCACGGCTCATTATGTATTTGCACTGGGTATTGCGAGGTTTCTCAGCTGTGCCCATTGGGTTCTCCAG GTTTTAGATACCCGAGGCCAGTTGCTCGTAGCTCTAGGATACGGACTGTGGCCCTCTATGGTTCTTATCTCAGAAATTGTTCAAACTTTCATCTTGGCCGATTTCTGTTATTACTATGTGAAGAG CGTTTTTGGAGGACAGCTTGTTCTGCGACTGCCCTCAGGAGTGGTGTAA